From a region of the Corallococcus coralloides DSM 2259 genome:
- a CDS encoding UBP-type zinc finger domain-containing protein — protein MKKACPHLEDTQQHRTAPVHPSSHGCMECLKDGGDWVHLRMCLTCGHVGCCDDSPSRHATQHFHASAHPVMKSFEPGENWAWCFVDEQFLDRIPTFPGESPPVHYSAPMSAP, from the coding sequence ATGAAGAAGGCATGTCCCCACCTGGAAGACACCCAGCAGCACCGGACGGCTCCCGTCCACCCCAGCAGCCACGGATGCATGGAGTGTCTGAAGGACGGAGGGGACTGGGTCCATCTCCGGATGTGCCTGACCTGTGGGCACGTGGGCTGCTGCGACGACTCGCCGTCACGCCACGCGACCCAGCACTTCCACGCCAGCGCCCATCCGGTCATGAAATCGTTCGAGCCTGGAGAGAACTGGGCCTGGTGCTTCGTGGACGAGCAGTTCCTCGACCGGATCCCCACCTTCCCAGGCGAGTCACCGCCGGTGCACTACTCAGCCCCCATGAGCGCGCCCTAA
- a CDS encoding LysR family transcriptional regulator, translating into MDTFTAMEAFVRVVETGTFTKAADALGRPKAAVTRLIQQLEAHLRVKLLHRTTRRVTVTPEGMTYYQQALRLLGEVRELEATLSQSRRGPRGRLRVESSGTISRLLLIPALPSFYARYPQMHIELGVSDCVVDLLADNVDCAIRGGAVKDESLVARHLGDLCYWLCASPRYLERHGAPLHPLELAGPAHAVVSYFSSLSGKENPFVFVREGERLEVRGRSLLTLNETNAYLAAGLAGLGVMFAPRFVVEPYLASGELVRVLDGWRPEPRPLFLVYPPSRQLGAGARVFIDWLTELFASRPNLWRDDG; encoded by the coding sequence ATGGACACGTTCACGGCGATGGAAGCCTTCGTCCGCGTGGTGGAGACCGGCACCTTCACCAAGGCAGCCGATGCGCTGGGCCGCCCGAAGGCGGCGGTGACCCGGCTGATCCAACAGCTGGAGGCACATCTGCGCGTGAAGCTGCTGCACCGCACCACGCGCCGCGTGACGGTCACCCCGGAAGGCATGACCTACTACCAGCAGGCGCTGCGGCTGTTGGGCGAGGTGCGGGAGCTCGAAGCCACGTTGTCCCAGTCCCGGCGCGGTCCCCGGGGGCGTCTGCGGGTGGAGTCGAGTGGGACGATCTCCCGGCTGCTGCTCATCCCCGCGCTGCCGTCGTTCTATGCGCGCTATCCCCAGATGCACATCGAGCTGGGCGTGAGCGACTGCGTCGTGGACCTCCTCGCGGACAACGTCGACTGCGCCATTCGCGGAGGAGCGGTGAAGGACGAGTCCCTGGTGGCACGACACCTGGGCGACCTCTGCTATTGGCTGTGCGCATCTCCCCGCTACCTGGAGCGCCACGGTGCGCCCCTCCATCCGCTGGAGCTGGCGGGTCCGGCGCACGCGGTGGTCAGCTACTTCTCCTCGCTGAGCGGCAAGGAGAACCCCTTCGTCTTCGTTCGCGAGGGCGAGCGGCTGGAGGTCCGGGGGCGAAGCCTGCTCACGCTCAACGAAACCAACGCATACCTGGCCGCGGGACTCGCCGGCCTGGGCGTCATGTTCGCTCCTCGTTTCGTGGTGGAGCCCTACCTCGCGTCCGGGGAGCTGGTGCGGGTGCTGGACGGCTGGCGGCCCGAACCCCGGCCCCTCTTCCTGGTCTACCCACCCTCACGCCAGCTGGGAGCCGGGGCGCGGGTCTTCATCGACTGGTTGACGGAGCTGTTCGCGAGCCGGCCCAACCTGTGGCGCGATGACGGCTGA